AGGTGAACATCGTCAAGACGGTCATCAACGGCACGCACATCCGGCAGACCAGGTGGGTGGACTGGAACCCGTTCCTCGACGAACTGTCCTTTGTGGAGGCTTTCCGGGCCGAGGCGGTCGCCGCCGGCTTCCCGGCGCGCGCCGGCGTGCTGGTCGACACCTCGCGCAACGGCTGGGGCGGCCCGAACCGGCCGACCGGACCGGGCCCGGAGACCACCGTCGACACCTACGTCGACCAGGGCCGGATCGACCGCCGGCTGCGGATCGGGAACTGGTGCAACCAGACCGGCGCCGGTCTGGGCGAGCGGCCGGTCGCGGCGCCGGCGCCGAACGTCGACGCGTACGTGTGGATGAAGCCGCCGGGCGAGTCGGACGGCGCCAGCATCCCGCTGCCGATCGGCGACGAGATCCACAACCGGATGTGCGACCCCGACTACACCGGTCGGCCGGACTCGACGCCGGACCCGTCCGGGGCGTGGCGGAACGCGCCGCCGGCCGGTCAGTGGCACTCCGCGCAGTTCCAGGAGCTGCTGCGCAACGCCCACCCGCCGGTCAACTAGGTCTTCTGCGGATAATCCAGCGCTGTCCCGGTAGCTAGACTGGGGCCATGTCCGCCATGGCCCCAGCCCGCACCGAGTCCGACCTGTCGTTCCTCCTGGACCACACCGGGCACGTGCTGCGCACCCGGATGGCGGCGGCGCTGGCCGAGATCGGGCTGACCGCGCGCATGCACTGCGTGCTCGTGCACGCCCTCCAGCAGGAGCGCACGCAGATCCAGCTGGCCGAGCTGGGCGACATGGACAAGACCACGATGGTGGTCACCGTCGACGCGCTGGAGAAGGCCGGCCTCGCCGAGCGCCGGCCTTCCGGCACCGACCGGCGGGCCCGGATCGTCGCCGTCACCGAGAAGGGCGCCGAGCTGGCCGAGCGGAGCCAGGCGGTGGTCGACGGCGTGCACCGGGACGCCCTGGGCTCGCTGCCCGACGAGGACCGCGACGCGCTGCTGCACGCGCTGAACCTGCTGGCCACCGGGCACCTGTCCACCCCCGTGCCGGCTCCCCAGACGGCTCGCCGGGCCCGCGAGGGCAGCCGGTAAGTCCGAGAGGGATTGTCTACAACAAAACCATCCGCTACGGTTCCTCCTGCACCCACCGGGACAGGAGAGACCGATGCCGCCCACGCTCGAAACGCCCCGCGCGAACCGCTGGTCCGCGCTGGTCGTGCTGTCCGCCGCGATGCTGATGACCGTCCTCGACGGCAGCATCGTCACCGTGGCCATGTCCGCCATCCAGGCCGACCTCGGCTTCTCCCCCGCCGGCCTGAGCTGGACGGTGAACGCCTACCTGATCGCGTTCGGCGGCCTGCTGCTGCTCGCCGGGCGGCTCGGTGACCTGGTCGGCCGCAGGACCGTGTTCCTGGTCGGGAACGCCGTGTTCACCGCCGCGTCGCTGCTGGCGGGCGCGGCCACCACCCCCGGCCTGCTGATCGCCGCCCGGTTCCTCCAGGGCGCGGGCAGCGCGATGGCCTCGGCGGTCGTGCTCGGCATCCTGGTCACGCTGTTCACCGACCCGGCGGAGCGGGCCAGGGCGATCGGCGTCTTCAGCTTCACCGGCGCGGCGGGCGCGTCCCTCGGCCAGGTGCTCGGCGGCGTCCTCACCGACGCGCTGAGCTGGCACTGGATCTTCTTCATCAACCTGCCCATCGGCGTGGCCACCGTGCTGCTGGCGATCCGGGTGCTGCCGGCCGACCGCGGCACGGGCCTGGCCGCCGGGGCCGACGTGCTCGGCGCGGCACTGGTCACCAGCGGCCTGATGCTCGGCATCTACACCGTCGTCAAGGTCGAGGAGCACGGCTGGACCGGTGCGCGCACGCTCGGCCTCGGCGCGCTGTCGGCCGCGCTGCTGGCCGCGTTCACCGCCCGCCAGGCCCGCGCGCGGACGCCCTTGATGCCGTTGCGGGTCCTGCGCTCGCGCACCGTGGTCGGGGCGAACCTGGTGCAGGTGCTCACGCTGTCCGCGATGTTCGCCTTCCAGGTCATCGTCGCGCTCTACATGCAGGAGGTGCTCGCCTACGGCGCGCTGGCCACCGGCCTGGCGATGCTGCCGGCGGCAGTCGCGATCGGTGGGGTGTCGCTGTTCGCCTCGGCCAGGCTGAACACCCGGTTCGGTGAGCGCGCGGTGCTGCTGGCCGGACTCGCGCTGCTGTTCGGGGCGATGCTGAAGCTCACCGCCGTGCCGGTGCGCGCCGACTACGCCACCGACCTGCTGCCGGTCATGCTGCTGGTCGCGGGCGCCGGGCTGGTGCTGCCCGCCCTGGCGTCGCTGGGCATGTCCGGCGCCGGGCCGGACGACGCGGGCCTGGTGTCCGGGCTGTTCAACACCACGCAGCAGGTCGGCATGGCGGTGGGCGTCGCCGTGCTGTCCACGCTGGCCGCCGCCCGGACCGGGGCGGACCTGGCGGCCGGCGTCGCCGAACCGGCCGCGCTCACCGCCGGCTACCGCGTCGCCTTCACCGTCGCCGCGGGCCTGCTGGCCGCCGCGTTCCTGGCCGCGCTGGTCGTGCTGCGCAAGCCGTCCCGCCCCTGACCACGCCCGCCCACGGCGTGTGAGCAGCGGCACGCGTCGGGGGTTCGGGCTGGACGTGCTCGGGCGGTAAAATCGTTTCAGTAGCTAAGCAACCAGTCGCGCGGTCACTGTCGACTCGGGACAGAGGATCAGGAGCGACGCACATGACGGCGACCGTCGAACCCACCGCGACCCGCCGCCGGGGGAAGAACGGCGGCGCGGCCATGGTCGCGCTCGCGCTGGGCGGCTTCGGCATCGGGACGACCGAGTTCGCCACCATGGGGCTGCTGCCGCAGGTGGCGGCCACGTTCGACATCTCCATCCCGACCGCGGGCCACGCGATCAGCCTCTACGCGCTCGGCGTCGTGGTCGGCGCGCCGCTCATCGCCGGGCTGGCCGCGAAGCTGCCGCGCAAGGGCCTGCTGATCGCCCTGGCCGTCGCGCTCGCCCTCGGCAACGGGCTGTCCGCCGTCGCGCCGAACACCGGGCTGCTGATGGTCGCCCGGTTCGTGGCCGGGCTGCCGCACGGCGCGTTCTTCGGCATCG
This genomic window from Saccharothrix sp. HUAS TT1 contains:
- a CDS encoding MarR family winged helix-turn-helix transcriptional regulator — encoded protein: MSAMAPARTESDLSFLLDHTGHVLRTRMAAALAEIGLTARMHCVLVHALQQERTQIQLAELGDMDKTTMVVTVDALEKAGLAERRPSGTDRRARIVAVTEKGAELAERSQAVVDGVHRDALGSLPDEDRDALLHALNLLATGHLSTPVPAPQTARRAREGSR
- a CDS encoding MFS transporter, which translates into the protein MPPTLETPRANRWSALVVLSAAMLMTVLDGSIVTVAMSAIQADLGFSPAGLSWTVNAYLIAFGGLLLLAGRLGDLVGRRTVFLVGNAVFTAASLLAGAATTPGLLIAARFLQGAGSAMASAVVLGILVTLFTDPAERARAIGVFSFTGAAGASLGQVLGGVLTDALSWHWIFFINLPIGVATVLLAIRVLPADRGTGLAAGADVLGAALVTSGLMLGIYTVVKVEEHGWTGARTLGLGALSAALLAAFTARQARARTPLMPLRVLRSRTVVGANLVQVLTLSAMFAFQVIVALYMQEVLAYGALATGLAMLPAAVAIGGVSLFASARLNTRFGERAVLLAGLALLFGAMLKLTAVPVRADYATDLLPVMLLVAGAGLVLPALASLGMSGAGPDDAGLVSGLFNTTQQVGMAVGVAVLSTLAAARTGADLAAGVAEPAALTAGYRVAFTVAAGLLAAAFLAALVVLRKPSRP